The nucleotide window AACCGCTTTCGCTCTGGTATTAATGTTGCAAGAACCCGCAGCTTTGCAGGTGCTGACGTAGGAAGCGACCATGATCTTCTGATGATGACCTTCAGAGTGAGACTGAACAAATAACTAAGAAACCCAAGCAAATCAGGGTTAAGTTTGACCTCGAGAAACTAAAGGACCCAGACGTGGCAAGAGAATTCGCAGCTAACGTCGGAGGAAAATTTGCTCCGCTGATCTGCCTGAATGATACAGAACTGGATTTGGACTCCTTAACTGACACCTTTAATACAGCTCTCACTTAGACTGCCTCCGAGCTTTTGAGCAAACACCACCATGTAAAGAAGCTATGCATCACAAAGGAAGTGCTCGAGCTCTGCGATAGGAGAAGAGAGTTGAAGGGTAAACGATACAATCCAGATGGTGCAAGAGAATATAGGGAGGCCAACAAGCTGGTTAAGAACGGCATTAAGAAAGCAAAGGAAAACTGGATTGGTCAGCAATGTGAAGAGGTGGAGTCAAGCCTGAACAAGAGCAACAGTAGAAAGGCATACCAACTGGTAAAAAACCTAACCACTGTAAAGAACAGCAGATCTGTCACTATCCAGGACAAGGACGGGAAGTGTCTAGTCTCTAGTGGAAGAAAAGAGATCCTTAGGTGGACACAGTATTGCTCTGACTTGTACAACTATGAACTGCAAGGCGATCCATCTATCCTAGACTGCCCACAGTATTACCCAGATAATGAGGAAAATCAGCCTATCTTACGAGAAGAGGTGGAAGCCGCTGTGAAAGCACTGAAAAAGGGCAAGTCACCAGGCATAGACAACATTCCAGGTGAGCTTGTTCAAGCAGCAGGTAACGCAGCTATTGATTTGCTTACTACGATATGTAACAACATTTGGAAGGCAGGCAACTGGCCTACACCTTAGACACAGTCACTAGTGCGGATCACACTCCCCCAAAAAAGGAAACCTCCAGTTTTGTCAAAACTACCGGACAATAAGCCTCATCAGCCACCCCAGCAAAATAATGTTAAGACTTATCTTGAACAGACTGAAACCTCTGGCAGAGAACATCATCGCTGaagaacaggcaggcttcagagcAGGTAGGAGTACAACTGAACAGACATATAATCTTAGAATACTATGTGTGGCACGCTGAGCTTTGGGCCACTATCAGAACTTATAACATAAACCCAACACTAGTGCGTACCATCGAACAGCTGTACAGCAATGCCATGAATGCAGTGTTGGCAAATGGAAGCATAGGCAATTGGTCTCGAACAAGGGGGTTAGACAAGGATGCCTACTATCACCAACGCTTTTCAACTTATTCCTCGAAAAAAAATCATGGCTGATGCGCTTGAGAATCATGAGGGAACGGTCAGCATTGGAGGCAGAGCAGTATATCCAATCTTCGCTTCGCTGATGATATACGGCTTAGCTGGCAGTGAGCAAGAACTGATTAATAATCTCCATCAAACCTCACAGAGGTATGGAATGGAAATAAGCGCAGAAAAGTCTAAGCTGATGACCAACAATACATCAGGAATCAGTGAAGCAGTGGAAATAAGTGAGCAAAGGTTAGCCACAGTAACCAGCTTCAAATATCTTGGTGCAATGATATCAGATGAGGGGTCAAAAGCTGAAGTGCTCTCCAGGATCGCACAAACAATCGGTGCCATGGCAAAATTAAAGCCATTATGGAATGACAAGAACATCTCTCTGGGATCAAATATCAAACTAATGCGCACCCTCGCCATATTCATCTTCCTGTATGCTTGCGAATCGTGGACACTGACAGCAGACCTAGAAAGAAGAGTACAAGCACTGCATGGAGTTGAGGTGTTTACGTAAGATCCTCAACATCTCATAATTATACATGTGACCAACGAGGAGGTACGGACCAGGGTGAAACAAGCTATTGGTCCCTATGATGACCTACTAGCAACAGTCATGCAACGTAAACTACGTTGGTACGGCCACATCTCTCGCTGCTCTGGGCAAAGACAATCCTACAGGGTACAGTGAATGGTTCAAGAAAAAGAGGAAGACAAAAAAAGAGATGGGAAGACAACATAAAAGAATGGACTGGTCTGAACTTTGCCACCTCACAGAGGGCAGTGGaagaccagaggatgatttaagcacttcccaacattccactatgttacttgcggttagcataactgtgtgagcgaacatgacaccactactcgcccactgcatatagacgtactgcacgtgcatggtttaatttgaatttgtacagttatatttacataaaaaacgttgtgaagatgctagtcgatttcacattttatgttatctacagaaggtgtgaattatcctttaaaggaactgtccggcaatcacaacattaggtcttatatgttagaaaaataattatcaagcacgaatcatatggttttatttcaatcaaactcatattaaccataaaaacgaataaaaacagccgtctctcaacacgcgatattcaaaattcccgcgccgaaatgttctagagcagtgatgtcatggttatttgtgctcatttgtggacaggcttcattgaactattgggacgtcactgctctagacaatttcggcgcgggaattttgaatatcgcgtgttgagagatggctgtttttattcgtttttatggttaatatgagtttgtttgaaataaaaccatgtgattcatgcttgataattatttttctaacatataaggcttaatgttgtgattaccggacacttcctttaaacacacatcacttttgttctgaaatc belongs to Amphiura filiformis chromosome 18, Afil_fr2py, whole genome shotgun sequence and includes:
- the LOC140139061 gene encoding uncharacterized protein, producing MADALENHEGTVSIGGRAVYPIFASLMIYGLAGSEQELINNLHQTSQRYGMEISAEKSKLMTNNTSGISEAVEISEQRLATVTSFKYLGAMISDEGSKAEVLSRIAQTIGAMAKLKPLWNDKNISLGSNIKLMRTLAIFIFLYACESWTLTADLERRVQALHGVEVFT